The window taaataacagcagaaaataaatattcttaaatatctattttttaagaacGACAAAACTTCGGTGATGCTATCGGAACTTGTAATAAGACGAGAAAATCATTGTGCAAATCGTGTAATTTGTTGTAAAAATCatagattattaatttttatgaagacTTGGAGGAGAAGGAATCCACAATATTGTAGCAAAAAAGGCATGAAATAATTTCATAGACAGGtagattgatttaattatttgatgctGTAAATGTcctataaattaaagaaattatttttttctatgtaaagggagaaaattattttgattgtatGCATTAACTCAGTGGCTTTATCCAATAAATCAAAGACATGCTACGtgtgatataaaatattatttaagaagaaaaataggtGGAAGTGATTTTGACATAACTagctatttaattaataatccaaaatagaaaaataaaaatcccaaTTATCGTGCCAATGCTAAATAATGGAAGACtactctttaatttatttttttactaatgtGGATGTCCGAGTTAGTTTATATATGCCTTGATTAATCTtacaggttttaaaattaacgaatATATAAGCCTCCAATAATCCTGAAATTTATAAGATTCAAACTGGTGACTTTTAGAAAACAAACTTGAAATTTGAGTAATTGAGTTAtaatcttcataatttatcttCGTTTCATATTCTAGCTTATTGTTGATATTGAGCAGTGCtaagtattaataaaaatataataaaaagaaactttaacatataatttattcaattaatagCTAGGATtcataaatagattttattttaaatttacaattcaACTGTTCATGTatagttttgaattattttttattatataatttattttatatttagcaTCACTATTGTGAGATATTAAGCTAGTAAAACTGAATCAGTACTAGAACCAGTAATTAGATCAAGAAATTAACTcagaaaaaagttaattaaataattaactaTGATTACAAGGCACCATTTCTTGGACTTTGATAGGCTCTTCTTAGTGTCCGGCACCAAGTTAAAATAAGGAAGCATGCTACATGTCGATTTAAAATATTTCGAACAAATCAATGGACAAACACATGCTttcaagaccaaaaaaaaaaccagtggaTTCATGGAATGCACGTTGTAAACAATGTgtataataaactaaaataaatcggACGGTCAATATAGATTTTGTTCTTGATAAATCGCGAAATTTAGAGAGACAAAACGATgagtatttgataaaaataataattaaattggataaaaatagaataaaatactGAATTCCATCTCTCATATCATGGATTCACGGCGAGGGAAACAGTTTGCAATTATTTTCCTTCTTGAACTATCATTTGCATTAAGAAAACGATCTCcataacgttttttttttttttttgtgcataattattatcatttcacAGCAAGAGAATCTTATCAGAGAAAGAAGGGAGATCACATGCCAAAAAACATcaagaatattaataattagGGATCAAAAAGATTTCAGGACAAGAAGAGCAAcaataataaagagaaaaaaggaagtAAACTCAAAAACAAGGTAGGAAATGATATGCATTTACCTGAGATATTGAGCCAAGGACTCGATCTGATTGCCTCAGTTGCAAGCTCTTCTGTCTCGGCGGGGTTATTTGTGTATGGTTTGGATGTATGAGAGGGAGAGGGTAACTGGGTtgaaagagagagcaagagagagTAGATTTATTATATAGCTGGAGATGTGTGGAATGAGAAAAACATGAAGGACAGTTCATATATTCTTCCATGTCAAGAAGACGGCAACACGGTCGAGAAGCCGAAACAGTCAAGGGTTTTGGAAGAAAATTGATGACCGGTTATTCTCATGGGCATGCCAAGCCAAATGCCGAGGAGTGGTCATTCTCGTGAACATGTTTAGAGtatcaaatataacaaaatcTATGGAAATTGAGTTCTTTTCCAAgattataccaaaaaaaaatgattattcaCATGGACATGTCAAGGAATGATACTGGTTACTTTGAATTTGGTTAATTATCAAGTTCAAATGTCTTGaatctaacatttttttataaactcacGTTGtcttaaacttgattaactGAGAAGTTTAAGTGTATTAGATTTGGCTGACTGCAAAATCCAAGTGCATCGAACTTAGCGGATTGTCAAGTCCAAATACCTTGAGTCTGGTATCTTTGTCAAACTCACGTTACCCTGGACATAACTGATTGTCAAATCCAGATATCTTGGACTTGACAACATGTTTGTCATACCCACATTACCTTGAACTTGGCTGACTATCAAATTCAAATGCTTTGGACTCGATAAATTGCCAAGTCCAAGTGCCTCAGGCCTGACATGTTTGCTAGACTCACATTACCTTGGATGTGGCGGGTTGCCAAGTTCAAGTGTTTTGGATTTGATATCTTTGTCAGGTCCACGTTACCTTGAGCATGGGTGACTGTCTAGTTTAAGTGTTTTGGACttgacatcatatttttcatactcATATTACCTTTAGACTTAACTGATTATCAAATCTAATTACTTTAGATTTGGCGGAATGCCAAATCCAAGTGTCTTGAGTCTGACATATTTATCAGTCTCATGTTATCTTAGACATGACGGGCTGTCAAATCTAAATATCTTGTATTTAACATATTTGTCAAACTCATGTTATTTTAGGCATGATTGACTATTAAGTTCAATTGTCTTGAGtctgatatttttatcaaatttatattattttaaatttagttgaTTATAAAGTTCAAGTTTCAGGTTTGGTATACTTTTAAGCTCAAAAGACATTGTGGTTTGGCTGACGTCAAACCTAGTGTGTCCGAGACTTGAAATTCTATCGATGCTCGTGTTTGGGCTTAACAATTGAGGCATGCTAATTTCTTTGAAATTGTTCAACACAGGATAGTCATAAGAGTTTTTAAGCCCGTTGAAAATAGGTTAATAAGAAACCATGCATTATCCTTCCTTAACAGGTGCATGAAAGACCAATTTGgcctttttattcttgtttcgAGCTTTTAGGGATATACAATTAAATTCGGGACAAACCCCTCTCGATTTCTGgctaactaattaaataatacgaattgtttttgtttttatttttaacatagaaGTCATGAATacacgcaaaaaaaaaataaaattgaaagctcGTTAAATCAATATAATTACACTAATGTCATTGTGTTTGAACACGAATTGTTAGGTCTATTATTCTCGAATTAGATGGCATTAACTTGtttattgataatatttataagcgAAGGTGCACCGAATCAGTTTTTGAAGTCGTTACGTGGCTTCTCAAACGGTAAAAACGCCCTTAATTAATGTCGAAttgaaagagattttttttaattgaaaggtTTTTTAAATCTTAGGATATATAATAGAAGGTACtgcttatatatattataactaaataaatttgaattttaatgaattcaatttatttagttattagtattatatgtgtgtgtttCTATGGAAAattactaacataaaaaaaaaattaattattttgaagtgAGGCCAAATCTTGCGACTAGGGATTAATTTTCTTAAGTTACTAGagaattttttgtattattaatataagtgtCGAATTAACTTATACACatctcaattaattcaaaaaattataattcattgtTGAATCTTGATTTATACCAAGCTTAGACTTGAAATCTTAGCCTCTTggattagataaaatattttacgcTTCACACAGAAGAATTTCATATTCTACAttgaaaaactttttaaaacttttttttttattattaaagtattttaaaaaaattatggtgaaagaatactttttaaaaggtattttttattattaaaataattttttagtttttttatattaacacataaaaaattatcaaaaaacacattaatttgatatttttaaaaaaatattttagtaatagttattttttaaagtattttttacttaaaaatatattaaaataatattttattttattttttaaattttatttttgatattattatattaaaacaatttaaaaagagaaGGATTAGGAGAGTGCCATGGCATCATTCAAACATTTCTCTTTTTGCTAGAGGAGCAATGCTCTTTCCCATTCTTACAATGTCAAGAAAAACTAGGGAGAATGATTAATAAATAACTTGCAGCAAAAGAATATTTTTGCGTCCAGAAAAGAACTTTGTAAAGAGTAGAGTACACCTTACAAGATAGGGTTAACAAAGAATGGCTTAACCCATCCATCTGAGAGTGAATTTATTTCCCTAATTTCCCCGGGCTCAAAGAGCCAGTAAACCACCTATACAAAGCCATTATTCAAAGGATCAGCTGCAGCTTAAGAACGTTAACAGATATCGAAGCAATTAGAAGCAGTATCcctccaaaaaataaaagaacagtAATAGCAATGAACTGGGTTAGTGGCAAAAACAATGGTTAGGACTCCTGTTTTCTTTGAGGTGCCTTTCATGATGCTACTGTTGAAAGATCTTCGAATACCGTTTTCATGTCCGGCCTTTCAGATGCTGGTAGGATACATCTAAGAGCCACCTGGAGCATTTCATCGAGAACTCTGGGGGCCTCTGCGTTAGGGGTATCCATAAGCAGCTTGTCGAAGCACTCACTGGAACGGTTTTCTTCAGACAATAACCTTACCCAGTCTGTCAGATCAACCACTCCTGGGTCTGCAGAAACTATCTCCCATGAACATTTTCCAGTTAGGAGCTCTAACAAGATAACCCCAAATGCATAAACATCACTCTTCAATGATGGGCAGGGTTTACTTGAACTAGCAAATTCAGGTGGCCGATAGCCAAGAGCACCTGCATTCAGAACCTGTTCTGCAGTGCCAGCAGAAGTCAATATTCGATGGAGACTGTAATCGGTGAGCAGTGGAATCATGTTTGGGGGTTCTAATAAAATGTTGGTAGATTTGAGGTTTCCATGGGGAATTGCTCTTTCATTGTGTAGGTAGTTTAGGCACCGGGCGACATTCACAGCAATCCTCAGCCGATCATCAAGAGATAAAGACTGAAGTTTCCTTGGCTCTGATTCTGCACAAGACACAAAGGTAATCTTTAATTCCCTAAAAGGAACGTTAATTTCTTGCATAACATTGGGAAAATTCAGGAAAGAAACAACGTAGAATTTCTATACCAGTAACCAATCTTCCTTGTCTTCTTGATAATTTTGCACAAGAGGGGGTTTGAAAGCCAATGAAGTGCAGGAGGCACCAATAGTTACAATTTTATTATGTCATGCTTATTACACACACATGTTCCATAGTCACAGCCGAACAAATCAAGAAATACTAAAACAGCTACATAACAGGATATAGGTTTACAGTTCAAGCACAATTCATAAACCTTGAGCAAATCATTTCTGCAAGACTGCCCATGCCATATTTAGAGAGCATTCAACCCCTACATATGCAGCTAATCTGCTAGTTGAAGCAATAAAGCGAGAACAGAACTGCTCAATTCACTTTAAATGGACACCATTGTTGGAAACAAACAAGACCAACGCATGTAAAAGCCTTTTTGCTACAGTCTCTATTATTGAACTAGTAGGGTATAAATACTTTATATCGATACAATTACACAATACAAGTCAACTATTCTCAATAAAAACATGGGCGATAGTAAAAGGAAACTTTAGTAATTTGTTTAGTTATGACATACAATGGAACCAGATTTGATGATATACATTTCAAATGATAGAATAGCACACTGAGTATTTTTATAACCAAAAGAAGGGGAAAATTCAGACATTCCATCTATGTTCCATTCATAGAGGGAAGAAGCATTATATTTATGTTGGCTAATGACAGTTGGTTCAGTAGATATGGAAATGTCTGGAGTATATATGCATTTCTGTCAAGTTGGTTTTGTACACAGTATGGACAAGGCATACAAAATATCCACCCAGCCTTCCATGATGGTCATCTTAAGAagttaaaaaggaaagaaaagtaaaagaaaaattttgcCTCACTAGAGATGTCTTACCTTGAAGATAGAAGGCCAAACATTGCGcattgatatattttgatattatcatcTTCTCATGGTCTCTTGGACCCCAGTAGTAACCCTGAAGAGAAACTAAATTTGGATGTCTGATGCTCCCGAGTTTCTTTACTTCCCTAGCAAAATCCTTCTTCCCTTTTGCTATTCCCTCTTTTAACCACTTTATCGCCATTACATAGCCAGAGTCAAGTGTAGCTTTATATAGCGCACCATGGCAACTCCTTCCAACAACTTCTGCTGGAGCACATGAAAGTTCTTCTGCAGTGAATGTTAGAGAACCATCAAAGAGATGCAAATTCCCAGCCAACTTATCAGGAGATCTAACTCTCAGCACCCCAGGAGTATCAGATGATAGCGGGCTTTTAGAAGGTGATGCATTTGAAGATGACAAATGGGGAGAAGTCAACCCTCCATCTTTTGTTATTGATTCGAGATGCTCTTTAGATTTCTGTGGAACTGAGGATGTGTTCCCTGGATCATATGCAGACCCCATCTGGGTTAGGGCGTTACTTTGGTGGAAGCTAAGTGATGCAGATGATTGGCTTGGATTTTTGTTGACTCTTGATGAAGAGATGGAAGAACCCTCCTCCTGTGGGACACCTTCACTTCTCTCATCTCCTTTCAAACTTTTGGTTCCATGTGTTGGCCGATGGGTGCGGTAATAAATCACCATGGACAAAAGAGCTATTATAGTAGCAGCACCAACCATACTTGCAATCAGAGCAATTTTAATAGCAGGTTTCATACGAGATTGACCCCCCTTCAAATTCACAAGGGCTGGAGGCCCCTTTGATGAGGATGGCAAATAaggaaaaatcaacaaagaattTCCTGGATGGAAAGCTGAATCAGGAAACCGCCTCAAGTTATCAGGAACCACACCAGAAAAATTGTTAGAAGACACATCAAATCCTTTCAATCCATCAGGAAGGTCCCCAGGGATGCTGCCTTTCAGTTTGTTGTTAGATAGGTTAAGATACACCAGGTTATGGAACTTACTGATTTCTGGGGGCAAAGATCCCTCTAAAGAGTTGTGTGACAGGTCAAGAGACACCAAACTCAAATTTTCTCTCGAGTCGTGGACCTCCTGAAGAGGTATTTCCCCCGTGAAATTGTTGGCTGACAGGTTGAGGTCAGTCAGTGTTGTTGAGGTGAAGAAATCTGGAAGGAGGAACCCTGTAAGAAAATTGAGGCTAAGATCAATCACCTTTAGTTCTGAGTATGTACCCAACACCGGTGGAAGATCACCATTCAATGAGTTGTTTGATATCTTCAATGTAGTTAGCCTCAAGAATTGAGAAGTTTGGTTAGGCAAAGTTCCTGTCAATGAGTTTGAACTCAACTGAATAACTTCCACGTAATTTCCCCAGTTCTGGATTCTGGACAAATTCCCTGTGAGCATATTATTACTCAGATCAATGGTGGCACAGTGGCCTACAGTGGCTGGTAAAGGGCCTGAAAGTTTGTTTGAAGATATATTCATCTTCCTCAGAGTTGTAGAGGTGATACTTCCTACTGGACCTGCCATGGATTTGAATCACTTAAAATTACAGGTAAAATTAGATCATAAAAACTCTCAAATTTAACATCAATGGATAGCTTTTGACAACTATAACCGAAAAACATACTAGAAGGTTGGGAAACAGAAATCTCTACATTCCAAATGCTTTTCAAGTTGCTTACTGCATTAAGAGTGTTTCTACAATAGTAGTTTTCAATATTTTCCAGATTTCACATTGACTTTCAATGTTCAAACATGGAAGGGGCGAAAAATATTTCTTCCGTTATCCTCACCAGGGTTGTTATAATTCTACTTGTAATTAAACAGATCATTCCAATGCTGCATTGCGCAAGAGGAAATAAATAGAACACCAAATTAGTTTTAAGTCTACTTCTCCTGAAGTTACAAGGAAATGTGAAGAAGTGTATATGTAATAATAAAAGACTACCAAGTGTTGTTAAAAGCAACATACCTTCAAGTTGATTAAGGCTAAGATCCAGTTCAGTCAACACCATCGAGCTATCTTGCAGAAGAGCTTCTGGTAAAGACCCTGATAACTGGTTGCCACCAAGCCTAAGAATCCGAAGAGAAACAACAAATTTGAAGGGGGGAATAGCCCCAGTTATCTGATTATTGCTGACATCAAAGACCTCTAAGCTGTCAAAATATGGCACTCCATCGTGAGCAAAGAGCTGCCCAACCAAGTAATTGTGGCTTACATTCAAATACTTGATTGATGAAACAAAGCTAGCATTTCCGAGTCCCAAATCCAATGAACCAGAAAATTGGTTGCTGCTCAAATCAACATGAACCACAATGTCCAACTGGGAAAGAAGACCCATTATATCCCCAGAAAAGCTATTATGCCtcaaatctaagtactccaaGCTCTCGAGATTGCCAAAACCTGAGGGAACAATGCCTTCGAAATTGTTTGAAGAAAGATTCAGAAGCACTAAATTCTTCAACTTGGACACCCCAGAAGGTACAAACCCATGAAAAAAATTGGATGAAAGATCCAGAAATTCAAGGGACTCGATGGAACCAACATTCGAGATAGTGCCCATCAACTGGTTGTTCGAAACCGACAAGTTTCGAAGCATTTTAAAGCCAGCAAGAACTGGGAAACTGAAGTTTCCAACAAGACCAACATCATTTAGAGTGATTGAAACCACGTGACCATTGACACAGATAACCCCGTACCAGGTCTGAGGGCACCCATCAGATGCCAAGGACTTGCTGTCCCATGAGTCAAAAACTTTCCCTGATGGGTCTTTCTCAAAACCCTTCCTGAGCTCCAAAAGTGCTTTAAAATCAGATTGTCCTAATGCAGCTACtaccaacaacaataaaatcagGCAGATCGTTTGCATTGTCCCAAGGCTAGTTCCAAACCACAAAACGACCAATATGAAGAAAGATTGAACTGGTTTCCCGGCAATATCAAATGCTACTTCATGAATGTCACAAACAAGTGAAGACCATAAGGTTCTAGTACAAAAGGAATGAAATCAAAATGTAATCACCCTAAATGCTACTTTAGAGGAGAATCCAagcaattagtcaacaaatggGAGGATTGAAGAGCAAAATGAACCAAAACAACAATTATTTCCTAACATAAAATTCCCAAAATTAATCCTAGCCAAAAATCACAAACCCCATTGTCAAAAAAATGGAAACTTTAAGTCCACTCAAGTCAAAATACGCCTAAcatgagaacaaaaaaaaaaggcagaaacTTGCACAAATTCTACATCTTCATCAGCTAGACAACTCATGGAATCCAAGCAAGAAATTTTTACGACAATGTGAATAAAAACATGCAACCCAGTTGAATAAAATCTACTCCTTTTTCCACAGAAACGTACAAAGCAGAAGGGGAAAGTTCGAAGAACCTGACAAGCTTTGTAAGTGACGGGACAGCATGAGGTTAGAAATGTGGGTGGCTACTTAGGAATGTGAAGAAACAGCGAATACTAGAAGAAGCAAAGACAAAGAAACACAGCCAAGAAGTCTAAAACTGGTGAGTGAAGGTAGGAGGGAGTGAAGGAGTGAGAGAGCATAGCAGATCAGACAAAGACAGGGAGGAGGAGTAGGTGAGTGGTGTAATGTTACTATATTATTTGTCAAGTTGGAAGTATGCAATAACTATCAAGAAAAGGACAGGTTTACTTTAAGGCAATGCCTAGTTACCTGGTaagaataggataaaaaaattgaggttgagTTGGCTTCAGATTAGTTTGTGTTTTTGTAGTTCCTAGAAACAAAGGTTCTACGAATCCCAATGCATTCTTTCTTTGAATCAGCTCATCTTTCTGTTGATGCAGGGATATTAATAGCTGTGCTTGGATCGTGGTAAATGtagaatatttcttttatttttcaaataatattttttttatttttaaaatttattttaattttaatacattaaaacaatctaaaatcattaaaaaaaatattaacttaaaacaaaaaatgaaaatgaaaatctaattaaaacccAAACTACTCTAGTGGCCAGTGGGTAAACATTATGACCGGTCAATGCAACACTTAACTGGTCAACTCTATTAGTTAACTTGAGATTACATTGagatagttaaaatttaatttaatttatttttaaaaaaaaataaaaataaaatcccataattttaatttattttaattacgaaggggtttattattattattattattgtatatttcaaaatcataagAGTACCATGCATTATAGAGATGCAATTTTCTCATGCCATGGTTCCACAAAAGGACTGTCTGTCTACGGTCAATTTGACGAGTATATTTGCAGGTTCGAGAGCTGCTCTTTGGACTATCCTCTGGCAGAAGTTAATGTATATATTGTGA of the Populus nigra chromosome 7, ddPopNigr1.1, whole genome shotgun sequence genome contains:
- the LOC133699814 gene encoding probable inactive receptor kinase At5g10020; the encoded protein is MQTICLILLLLVVAALGQSDFKALLELRKGFEKDPSGKVFDSWDSKSLASDGCPQTWYGVICVNGHVVSITLNDVGLVGNFSFPVLAGFKMLRNLSVSNNQLMGTISNVGSIESLEFLDLSSNFFHGFVPSGVSKLKNLVLLNLSSNNFEGIVPSGFGNLESLEYLDLRHNSFSGDIMGLLSQLDIVVHVDLSSNQFSGSLDLGLGNASFVSSIKYLNVSHNYLVGQLFAHDGVPYFDSLEVFDVSNNQITGAIPPFKFVVSLRILRLGGNQLSGSLPEALLQDSSMVLTELDLSLNQLEGPVGSITSTTLRKMNISSNKLSGPLPATVGHCATIDLSNNMLTGNLSRIQNWGNYVEVIQLSSNSLTGTLPNQTSQFLRLTTLKISNNSLNGDLPPVLGTYSELKVIDLSLNFLTGFLLPDFFTSTTLTDLNLSANNFTGEIPLQEVHDSRENLSLVSLDLSHNSLEGSLPPEISKFHNLVYLNLSNNKLKGSIPGDLPDGLKGFDVSSNNFSGVVPDNLRRFPDSAFHPGNSLLIFPYLPSSSKGPPALVNLKGGQSRMKPAIKIALIASMVGAATIIALLSMVIYYRTHRPTHGTKSLKGDERSEGVPQEEGSSISSSRVNKNPSQSSASLSFHQSNALTQMGSAYDPGNTSSVPQKSKEHLESITKDGGLTSPHLSSSNASPSKSPLSSDTPGVLRVRSPDKLAGNLHLFDGSLTFTAEELSCAPAEVVGRSCHGALYKATLDSGYVMAIKWLKEGIAKGKKDFAREVKKLGSIRHPNLVSLQGYYWGPRDHEKMIISKYINAQCLAFYLQESEPRKLQSLSLDDRLRIAVNVARCLNYLHNERAIPHGNLKSTNILLEPPNMIPLLTDYSLHRILTSAGTAEQVLNAGALGYRPPEFASSSKPCPSLKSDVYAFGVILLELLTGKCSWEIVSADPGVVDLTDWVRLLSEENRSSECFDKLLMDTPNAEAPRVLDEMLQVALRCILPASERPDMKTVFEDLSTVAS